In the genome of Alkalibaculum bacchi, one region contains:
- a CDS encoding BglG family transcription antiterminator codes for MRCCIINKQIDSRVEKLLQILFSKEDGAITINQLASKLSVSNRTVRNDLDKLETYLNTLQGEIKIIKKPRIGIWFEYDEQGRQSLEKLVNYRSIYLEPYSSEERQRFIIKKLIQSFHPVSLQSLADNLIVSRVTISKDLETVDKRLEKYNLSLVKKKNQGISIDGDEKNWRKAASDLIAQIKEEQELKDILMKSDDPIGNNRLNIQDTNNIKDLIPQIELTKIEKIITEAESQLSSPLSDEAFTGLVIHIAISIERLKQKKDIKMPSNNLEDIKKNKEYPVAAWIGMRLEKEIHIKIPESEIAYIALHIIGAKPMEVIDIGNNKESILNDIDSSILDATKEIIGLVANILSVPLSDDKSLLIGLSLHLKTAVNRLKYGLSLRNPLLDQIKEKYPSVFGASWATSIIFERRFNIQITEEEIGYIAIHIGAALERSKSNYRAIVVCSTGVGTSQLVVSRLKNRIKNIEIIGVSSLHELASYEQNKYDIIISTIPIPEKDKPVVSISVFVDENDISLILQKINDLSSEKRDNNKYSISSLLNKKLIFLQESFSSRIEVIKEIGDMLNKEGYVTEEFTISALSREKLTSTAVGNGVAIPHGKDTYVNRPIIAVIILNEPIDWGGYPVDIIFYLALHFESSKETKNFFKKFHGLVDNQNQLITIRNTKNIDVLYQILIDL; via the coding sequence GTGAGGTGTTGTATCATAAATAAGCAAATTGATAGCAGAGTTGAAAAGTTATTGCAAATACTCTTCTCTAAAGAAGATGGTGCTATTACAATTAATCAACTAGCTAGTAAATTAAGTGTTTCAAATCGAACTGTGAGAAATGATTTAGATAAATTAGAAACCTATCTTAACACTCTTCAGGGCGAAATAAAAATCATCAAAAAACCACGTATTGGTATTTGGTTTGAATACGATGAACAAGGCAGACAAAGTTTAGAAAAGCTAGTCAATTATCGAAGCATCTATCTTGAGCCTTATTCTAGTGAAGAAAGACAGAGATTTATTATAAAAAAATTAATTCAATCCTTTCATCCAGTATCTTTACAATCCCTTGCAGATAATTTAATTGTAAGCAGGGTCACAATCAGCAAAGACTTGGAAACGGTTGATAAAAGATTAGAAAAATACAATCTATCCTTAGTCAAAAAAAAGAATCAGGGGATCTCTATTGATGGCGATGAAAAAAACTGGAGAAAAGCTGCTAGTGATTTAATCGCCCAAATAAAAGAAGAACAAGAATTAAAAGATATCTTAATGAAATCCGACGATCCTATAGGTAATAATAGATTAAATATTCAAGACACCAACAATATAAAAGACTTAATTCCTCAAATTGAGTTAACAAAAATTGAAAAAATTATTACGGAAGCAGAAAGTCAGCTTTCCTCTCCACTTTCAGACGAGGCTTTTACTGGGCTAGTCATCCACATAGCCATAAGCATAGAAAGACTAAAGCAAAAAAAAGATATCAAAATGCCATCAAATAATCTTGAGGATATTAAGAAAAATAAGGAATACCCTGTAGCAGCATGGATTGGAATGAGATTAGAAAAAGAAATACACATAAAAATTCCTGAATCTGAAATAGCTTATATCGCCCTTCATATTATAGGAGCTAAACCTATGGAGGTAATTGATATAGGAAATAATAAAGAGTCCATTCTAAATGACATAGACTCTTCTATACTTGACGCAACAAAAGAAATTATTGGTTTAGTAGCAAATATTCTTTCTGTTCCCTTAAGTGATGACAAAAGTTTACTGATTGGTTTGAGTTTACATTTAAAAACAGCTGTTAATCGGCTAAAGTATGGACTTTCTTTAAGAAATCCCTTATTAGATCAGATAAAAGAAAAATATCCTAGTGTCTTTGGTGCTTCTTGGGCTACTAGCATTATCTTTGAAAGACGTTTTAATATTCAAATAACAGAAGAAGAAATTGGTTATATCGCCATTCATATAGGTGCTGCTCTTGAAAGAAGTAAATCAAATTATCGTGCTATTGTTGTTTGCTCTACTGGTGTAGGAACCTCTCAATTAGTTGTGTCTCGATTAAAAAATCGAATTAAGAACATTGAAATTATAGGTGTGAGCTCCTTACATGAGCTGGCAAGTTATGAGCAAAATAAATATGATATCATCATAAGCACGATTCCTATTCCTGAAAAAGATAAGCCAGTAGTTTCTATCAGTGTATTCGTAGATGAAAATGATATTTCGTTAATTCTTCAAAAAATAAATGATTTGAGTAGTGAGAAACGGGATAATAATAAGTATAGTATCTCTTCACTATTAAATAAAAAGTTAATCTTTTTACAGGAATCTTTCTCCTCAAGGATAGAAGTGATTAAAGAGATAGGAGATATGCTCAATAAAGAGGGATATGTTACCGAAGAATTTACAATATCTGCTCTATCGAGAGAAAAATTAACATCTACAGCCGTTGGAAATGGTGTTGCTATACCACATGGAAAAGATACTTACGTTAATAGGCCAATTATTGCAGTAATAATCTTAAATGAGCCCATTGATTGGGGAGGATATCCTGTAGATATTATTTTCTATCTAGCTTTGCATTTTGAAAGTAGCAAAGAAACAAAAAACTTTTTTAAAAAATTCCATGGATTAGTAGATAATCAAAATCAGCTTATTACAATAAGAAATACAAAAAATATTGATGTATTGTACCAGATATTAATAGATTTATAA
- a CDS encoding formate C-acetyltransferase — MNISKRIKILKDNLLNPTREISLERATLYTESYKQTAGMPSVLRRAHATKHILENVEIKIDSYELIVGDRTIRPRSGIASPEMSPYWILEEIDTMYSRPQDKFIFNEEDKVKFKEELFPYWDGKSLKNYVDEKMSDDVKTSIKDGIVKINQTDKGQGHIIPNFSKVLYNGIDAIIDEAKSSLNKDQSNDFLKAAVITLEALQSYIIRYANLAEELYVNEKDEMRKSELATIRDICQKVAHEKPHSFYEALQLFWLVNLALQFESNASSISSGRFDQYMISFYRQSLADGVDEAFCRELLRCLWLKMNDVVLLRSEDSAKYFAGFPTGYTIILGGVDANGRDATNELSYIVLETFGDIRLPQPNLGVRIHEKSPVEFMMKSAETIRLGTGIPQIFNDEVIIPGYLNRGVSLEDARDYAVVGCVELSLPGKTYGLHDIALFNLLKVLEVTLDRHIDTIDSFDQLIEEIKKTIREYVVYMVEGSNICDEAHGELAPTPLLSCFIDDCIMNGSDVSTGGAVYNFSGVQGIGIGNLSDSLYVIKKAVFEDQSISIKELQSILKEDYEDNEILRQRFINKYDKYGNDIDEVDYLGSDILSFYCMEVEKYDNVRGGIFQPGSYTVSAHIPLGESVGATPDGRHSKEQLADGGLSPMVGRDKNGPTSVLKSVSKLDNYLTTNGSLLNVKFSPSVLEGEAGLRKFVNYLKAFMRLKIQHIQFNIVSADTLREAQKNPHDYKDLVIRVAGYSAIFVELNEAIQNDIISRTEHGI, encoded by the coding sequence ATGAATATTAGCAAACGAATTAAGATTTTAAAAGACAACTTACTCAATCCTACTAGAGAAATATCTTTAGAAAGAGCTACATTATATACAGAAAGTTATAAGCAAACTGCAGGTATGCCTAGTGTTCTAAGAAGAGCACATGCTACGAAACATATATTGGAAAATGTAGAAATTAAAATCGATTCTTATGAGCTTATTGTAGGCGATCGAACAATAAGACCAAGAAGTGGTATTGCATCCCCAGAAATGTCACCTTATTGGATTTTAGAAGAGATCGATACTATGTATTCTCGCCCTCAAGACAAATTTATATTTAATGAAGAAGATAAAGTAAAATTCAAAGAGGAATTGTTCCCTTATTGGGATGGTAAATCTCTAAAGAACTATGTAGATGAAAAAATGTCTGACGACGTGAAAACCTCAATTAAAGATGGCATTGTAAAAATCAATCAAACGGACAAAGGTCAAGGACATATTATTCCAAACTTCAGTAAAGTTTTATACAATGGTATAGATGCTATAATTGATGAAGCAAAAAGCTCATTAAATAAGGATCAGAGCAATGATTTTCTTAAGGCAGCAGTAATAACATTAGAGGCGTTGCAATCATATATTATTCGCTATGCAAATCTTGCAGAAGAATTATATGTGAATGAAAAAGATGAAATGCGTAAAAGTGAATTAGCAACGATTCGTGATATTTGCCAAAAAGTTGCTCACGAAAAACCCCATTCATTTTATGAGGCTCTTCAATTGTTCTGGCTTGTAAATCTAGCCCTACAATTTGAATCCAATGCAAGCTCTATTTCATCTGGTCGATTTGATCAATATATGATTTCTTTTTACCGACAATCTTTAGCCGATGGAGTAGATGAAGCATTTTGTAGAGAGCTCTTGAGATGTCTATGGTTAAAGATGAACGATGTGGTTTTACTTCGTAGCGAAGATAGTGCAAAATACTTTGCTGGTTTCCCAACAGGATATACGATTATTTTAGGTGGTGTAGATGCTAATGGACGAGATGCTACCAATGAATTAAGTTATATCGTATTAGAAACTTTTGGAGATATCCGTTTACCTCAGCCAAATTTAGGTGTACGAATTCATGAAAAATCACCTGTCGAATTTATGATGAAGTCAGCAGAAACCATCCGATTAGGTACAGGTATACCACAAATTTTTAATGACGAAGTTATTATACCTGGATACCTTAACAGAGGTGTTTCTTTAGAAGATGCTAGAGATTATGCTGTAGTAGGATGTGTTGAGCTTTCTTTACCAGGAAAAACGTATGGTTTACACGATATCGCTTTATTTAACCTACTTAAAGTACTTGAAGTAACTCTAGATAGACATATAGATACGATTGATTCTTTTGATCAACTAATAGAAGAAATTAAAAAGACTATTAGAGAATATGTTGTGTACATGGTTGAAGGATCCAATATATGTGACGAAGCACATGGTGAATTAGCACCTACACCACTATTATCTTGTTTTATTGATGATTGCATAATGAATGGCAGTGATGTATCTACTGGAGGAGCTGTTTATAATTTTTCAGGTGTTCAAGGTATCGGCATCGGTAATTTAAGCGACTCTTTATATGTCATAAAAAAAGCAGTCTTTGAAGATCAATCTATAAGCATAAAAGAGCTTCAATCTATTTTAAAAGAAGATTATGAAGATAATGAAATTTTAAGGCAAAGATTTATCAATAAATACGATAAATATGGAAATGATATAGATGAAGTAGATTATCTTGGTAGCGATATTCTTTCATTCTACTGTATGGAAGTTGAAAAATATGACAATGTTCGGGGAGGTATATTTCAACCAGGCTCCTACACCGTATCTGCCCATATCCCCCTTGGAGAATCCGTTGGCGCAACTCCAGATGGAAGACATTCAAAAGAACAATTAGCTGATGGTGGTTTGTCACCTATGGTAGGTCGAGATAAAAATGGTCCTACTTCTGTATTAAAAAGTGTAAGTAAATTAGACAATTATCTTACCACTAATGGTAGTTTGTTAAATGTAAAGTTTAGTCCTTCCGTATTAGAGGGAGAAGCTGGATTACGTAAATTTGTCAACTATTTAAAAGCTTTTATGAGATTAAAAATACAGCATATTCAGTTCAATATCGTATCTGCTGACACTTTACGTGAAGCACAAAAAAATCCTCACGATTACAAAGATTTAGTTATACGAGTAGCTGGTTACAGTGCTATATTTGTAGAACTCAATGAGGCAATACAGAATGATATTATCAGTCGTACAGAACACGGTATATAA
- a CDS encoding [formate-C-acetyltransferase]-activating enzyme has protein sequence MIIKALIFNIQRYSIHDGEGIRTIIFFKGCPLRCPWCANPESQSAQKEIMRKESLCISCVSKNAASCKETPEFCPTNALEWVGQEMTIDEVVEEVKKDMVFYDTSGGGVTLSGGEVLLQGEFALELLKKLKSLGIHTAIETSGHGSWKILDQLSDFLDEILFDLKIMDDKDFKDIIKGDGSLVKSNFSKLAAKGANVIPRVPLIPTFTAKEDNLLQIIDFLKVCEINYVHLLPFHQYGSSKYKGTGREYSLENLRLLSQQEINHAKDLFVTNGFKVQIGG, from the coding sequence ATGATTATTAAGGCTTTAATATTTAATATACAGCGGTATAGTATTCATGATGGAGAAGGAATCCGTACTATTATCTTTTTTAAAGGCTGCCCTCTTCGCTGCCCATGGTGCGCTAATCCTGAATCACAAAGTGCCCAAAAAGAAATTATGCGTAAAGAATCTTTGTGTATTTCATGTGTTAGTAAAAATGCAGCTAGTTGTAAGGAGACGCCAGAGTTTTGTCCAACCAATGCTTTAGAATGGGTTGGACAAGAGATGACCATAGATGAGGTAGTAGAGGAAGTAAAAAAAGATATGGTATTCTATGATACAAGTGGTGGTGGCGTAACTCTTTCAGGAGGAGAAGTTTTGCTTCAAGGAGAGTTTGCATTAGAGTTGTTAAAAAAATTAAAATCACTTGGTATTCATACAGCCATAGAAACTAGCGGTCATGGTAGCTGGAAAATATTAGACCAACTTAGCGATTTTCTTGATGAAATTCTCTTTGATCTTAAAATTATGGATGATAAAGATTTTAAAGATATTATTAAGGGAGACGGTAGTTTAGTAAAGAGTAATTTTTCTAAACTAGCAGCTAAAGGAGCTAATGTTATCCCCAGAGTGCCTTTAATTCCTACCTTTACTGCAAAAGAAGACAATCTCCTCCAGATTATTGATTTCTTAAAGGTGTGCGAAATAAATTATGTTCACCTATTGCCCTTTCACCAATATGGAAGTTCTAAATACAAGGGCACTGGAAGAGAATACAGCCTAGAAAATTTAAGATTATTATCTCAACAAGAAATTAATCATGCAAAAGACCTATTTGTAACCAATGGATTTAAAGTTCAAATTGGGGGATAA